The Paenibacillus sophorae genome has a segment encoding these proteins:
- a CDS encoding glycosyltransferase family 2 protein: MNKENWQVPNYAANELNDRSRNKYCVCIPVINEGEKIQKQLKKMAAISSNIDIIILDGGSTDNSLNLQFLEGLGIKTLLVKKDSGKLSAQLRMGFAYALEQGYEGVITVDGNNKDSVESIPSFIEKLDEGYDFVQGSRYVPGGSEINTPLSRKLAIKLIHAPVISLIAGFRYTDTTNGFRAHSRSFLLDPKVQPFRNIFSTYELLAYLSVRSSRLGYRVIEIPVTRAYPKGKIPTKISPLRGNMLLMKILFNLALKKYNPESNVEYQKGAQSL; the protein is encoded by the coding sequence ATGAATAAGGAAAATTGGCAAGTTCCTAATTATGCGGCAAATGAGCTGAATGATAGATCAAGGAATAAATACTGTGTATGCATACCGGTCATAAATGAAGGGGAAAAGATACAGAAGCAATTAAAGAAAATGGCAGCCATATCTTCTAATATTGACATTATTATATTAGATGGTGGAAGCACGGATAATTCGTTGAACCTGCAGTTTTTGGAGGGGTTAGGAATTAAGACGCTTCTCGTGAAGAAGGATTCGGGGAAATTAAGTGCACAGCTCCGAATGGGCTTTGCGTATGCCCTTGAACAAGGGTATGAAGGGGTCATTACTGTAGACGGCAATAATAAGGACAGTGTCGAGTCTATTCCGTCATTTATAGAGAAACTTGATGAGGGCTACGACTTTGTACAGGGTTCGAGATATGTTCCCGGGGGCAGTGAAATTAATACGCCTTTATCTAGGAAGCTTGCCATAAAACTGATCCATGCACCAGTTATTTCTTTGATTGCAGGTTTTCGCTACACAGATACAACCAATGGTTTCAGAGCCCACTCAAGGAGCTTTTTATTGGACCCTAAAGTTCAGCCGTTTAGAAATATATTTAGTACTTATGAACTGCTGGCTTATTTGTCAGTTAGAAGTTCCAGATTAGGATACAGAGTGATAGAAATTCCTGTGACTAGAGCTTATCCCAAAGGGAAAATCCCTACTAAAATCAGTCCTTTAAGGGGTAATATGCTTCTCATGAAAATATTGTTTAATTTGGCACTTAAAAAATATAACCCTGAATCTAATGTGGAATATCAAAAAGGTGCGCAATCACTTTAA
- a CDS encoding sugar phosphate isomerase/epimerase family protein has protein sequence MKLSISNIAWEADDEEQVIKVLQSRNATGIEIAPTKKWKSPVDCTEHELNNYRVQWIDRGLEPVAMQSLLFGQPDLILFGEENSRVQLIDYLTKIIRVAGVLGTKALVFGSPKNRLAGSLSSTERLDIAISFFYELGQVALENGVVFCIEPNPSQYGCDFVTDTDQGIELVKAVNHPGFRLHLDAAAMNLNGENYYESIEKSLPYLAHFHVSEPYLGLVGSNAMEHHQSIAKALKELHYKQYISIEMKSGLLPSNVESVRRAVDFVGETYL, from the coding sequence GTGAAGCTTTCTATTTCGAATATAGCTTGGGAAGCAGATGATGAGGAACAAGTTATAAAGGTATTACAGAGTCGCAATGCTACAGGTATAGAAATTGCTCCAACAAAAAAGTGGAAATCACCCGTCGATTGTACAGAGCATGAACTTAATAATTACCGAGTACAATGGATAGATCGCGGTTTAGAACCAGTCGCCATGCAGTCTCTTTTATTTGGCCAACCAGATTTAATTTTATTTGGCGAAGAGAATAGTCGTGTCCAATTAATCGACTATTTGACGAAGATTATTAGGGTTGCCGGGGTTCTAGGAACAAAGGCATTGGTATTTGGCTCGCCTAAAAACAGATTGGCAGGAAGCTTGAGCTCTACTGAAAGACTTGATATTGCCATTTCCTTTTTTTATGAATTAGGCCAAGTTGCTTTGGAAAATGGCGTGGTTTTTTGCATTGAACCTAATCCATCCCAATATGGGTGTGATTTTGTTACCGATACAGACCAAGGTATTGAACTTGTAAAGGCAGTTAATCATCCAGGCTTTAGATTACATTTAGACGCTGCGGCTATGAACCTAAATGGTGAGAACTATTATGAATCAATCGAGAAAAGCTTGCCTTATTTAGCCCATTTCCATGTGAGTGAACCTTATCTGGGTTTAGTAGGATCCAATGCTATGGAACACCATCAATCCATTGCCAAAGCGCTGAAGGAACTTCACTACAAACAGTATATTTCAATCGAGATGAAGAGCGGTTTATTGCCATCTAATGTTGAGAGCGTTAGGAGAGCTGTTGACTTTGTGGGAGAAACGTATCTCTAA
- a CDS encoding NAD-dependent epimerase/dehydratase family protein: MTSCLIGYTGYVGSTLLRSTAFDDLYNSKNVDDIKGRDYDLVVCAAAPAVKWKANQNPEEDLRNIEKIIGNLETITAKKFVLISTVDVYKNPIEVDEETEIIPEEVTPYGRHRFYLEEFVQANFQNHLVIRLPGLFGEGLKKNFIYDLIHTNCLHLTHRDSQFQFYNMDSLWNDIKTALNQSLSLVNFVVEPVSAHEVAKAALNILFDNVTENPPVFYDMHSKYSYLFNNRESKEYFKNKNEILSEIKAFISKERAEL, from the coding sequence TTGACAAGTTGTCTGATAGGCTATACGGGTTATGTAGGCTCCACACTGCTGAGAAGTACAGCGTTTGACGATTTGTATAATTCTAAAAATGTAGATGATATCAAAGGAAGAGACTATGATCTCGTCGTTTGCGCTGCCGCCCCGGCAGTAAAGTGGAAAGCCAATCAAAATCCTGAAGAAGATTTGCGAAATATTGAAAAGATTATAGGGAACTTGGAAACAATAACAGCAAAGAAATTTGTTCTAATCTCAACCGTTGATGTCTACAAGAATCCCATTGAAGTGGATGAAGAAACCGAAATCATTCCTGAAGAAGTAACACCGTATGGGCGGCATAGATTCTATTTGGAAGAATTCGTGCAAGCAAATTTTCAGAATCATCTTGTTATAAGACTTCCAGGATTATTTGGAGAAGGTTTGAAGAAAAATTTCATTTATGATCTTATTCATACCAATTGTCTGCATTTAACTCATCGCGATAGTCAATTTCAATTTTATAATATGGATTCGTTATGGAATGACATTAAGACCGCTTTAAATCAATCCCTCTCATTGGTGAATTTTGTCGTAGAACCGGTTAGTGCGCATGAGGTGGCTAAAGCAGCTTTGAATATATTATTTGATAATGTTACAGAGAATCCCCCTGTTTTCTACGATATGCACAGCAAATATAGCTATCTTTTTAACAATCGTGAATCAAAAGAATATTTTAAAAATAAGAATGAAATTTTATCGGAAATAAAGGCCTTTATATCGAAAGAGAGGGCTGAACTGTGA